In one window of Ferrovum sp. PN-J185 DNA:
- a CDS encoding addiction module antidote protein — protein MKKTQKLKAFDITRHLDSEEAIAEYLSQVLEDGDNDELIRSLGHIAKAKGMAVVAKDSGLGRESLYKALSPGSQPRFETITKVINALGLKISIHT, from the coding sequence ATCAAAAAAACACAAAAACTAAAAGCATTTGATATCACTCGCCATCTAGATAGCGAAGAGGCCATTGCAGAATATTTGTCCCAAGTATTGGAAGATGGTGACAATGATGAGCTTATTCGCTCACTAGGCCATATTGCTAAAGCTAAAGGTATGGCTGTAGTTGCTAAAGACTCTGGCTTAGGCCGTGAAAGTCTCTACAAAGCATTAAGTCCAGGCTCACAACCTCGTTTTGAAACTATCACTAAAGTTATTAATGCTTTGGGCTTAAAGATCAGCATTCACACTTAA
- a CDS encoding DUF6641 family protein — MATLASLKLVAAKKPTNQPPVVHRRNKLSSKLFEQIQLATAQSEGGTYAPTRTKTVTNADGERVVVTQLKRIKPWWFVGENGKVCIAIRYGAKVIELSKGKTAIEVTSPAGLIEALETVNAAVLAGELDAQIEAVSGQIRNLFVK; from the coding sequence ATGGCAACGCTTGCATCACTCAAACTCGTAGCAGCTAAAAAACCTACAAATCAACCGCCTGTTGTACATCGTCGCAACAAACTCAGCAGCAAGCTGTTCGAGCAAATCCAGCTCGCTACAGCACAAAGCGAAGGCGGTACATACGCTCCGACACGCACTAAGACTGTCACGAACGCCGACGGTGAACGTGTTGTTGTGACTCAGCTAAAACGCATCAAGCCTTGGTGGTTTGTTGGTGAAAACGGCAAGGTCTGCATTGCCATTCGATACGGAGCAAAAGTCATCGAATTGAGTAAAGGCAAAACGGCTATCGAAGTGACTAGTCCGGCAGGCTTAATCGAAGCACTTGAAACGGTCAACGCTGCTGTTCTAGCAGGAGAGCTAGACGCTCAGATTGAAGCTGTGTCGGGACAAATCCGTAACTTGTTTGTTAAGTGA
- a CDS encoding type III restriction-modification system endonuclease: MKLKFKVQGYQTQAVQSVVDCFAGQSNGSGVQYRVDPGQAPAGTEQARLFEMGFKNAELSIPQSKVLENITQVQRSQNLAISPNLATTKVCPINLDIEMETGTGKTYCYIKTIFELNKLYGWSKFIIVVPSIAIREGVYKSLQITADHFLESYGKKARFFIYNSKQLHNLESYSSDAGINVMVINVQAFNATGKDARRIYEELDEFQSRRPIDVIKGNRPIMILDEPQKMEGAKTLDSLKEFNPLMLLRYSATHKTTHNKIHRLDALDAYNQKLVKKIAVRGISVKGLSGTNSYLYLESIQVSASKPPEARIEFEVKQNNGIKRVVRKLTKGQNLFDESNELDQYRDGYVISDINANTDTVSFTNGVELLAGEAVGDVSESSLRRIQIREAIKAHFEKEQVLFHQGIKVLSLFFIDEVVKYRDYSQDDEKGDYARIFEEEYNLALNEVLTLEDTAYNAYLKGIHTDQTHSGYFSIDKKTKRLVDPETSKKSTEADDVDAYDLILKDKERLLSFAEPVRFIFSHSALREGWDNPNVFVICTLKHSDNTISRRQEVGRGLRLSVNQHGDRMDNPATVHQVNVLTVVASESYKDFVTALQRDISDSLSERPRVASESYFAGKVLKLESGDVEVTPQIAKQIYKYLLKNDYTDDADRVAEKYHEDKRNGTVAALPDELKPYAEQVFALIDSVFNEAQIPLPENDRGAKTNPLNSNFEKKEFKELWNRINRKAAYSVHFDSAELVSKSVATLDTELRVAPLQYTVHRGEQEAVATYEDVKRGDAFKLTETETATERVSVHSSVKYDLVGKIAEATQLTRSTIANILKGVSVAVFAQFKTNPEHFIAEASRLINEQKATCIIEHLTYDPIAETHDIDIFTSSQSKQDFSKAGAQLKRHIYDYVVTDSDVERRFVTELDTSDEVVVYAKLPRGFFIPTPVGSYNPDWAISFKQGSVKHIYFVAETKGSMSTMQLSEIEKSKINCARKFFEEINKTVDASKVKYDVVDSYGKLMEIVG, translated from the coding sequence ATGAAGCTTAAATTCAAAGTACAGGGCTATCAGACGCAGGCAGTGCAATCTGTTGTAGATTGCTTTGCAGGGCAATCTAATGGAAGCGGTGTTCAGTATCGTGTCGATCCGGGGCAAGCTCCTGCTGGTACAGAGCAGGCAAGGCTCTTTGAGATGGGCTTTAAGAATGCTGAACTGTCTATTCCCCAAAGCAAAGTCTTAGAAAACATTACGCAGGTTCAGCGTAGTCAGAACCTTGCAATTTCTCCAAATCTTGCGACTACCAAGGTCTGTCCCATCAATTTGGACATTGAAATGGAGACGGGTACTGGCAAGACCTATTGCTACATCAAGACAATTTTTGAGCTGAACAAGCTCTACGGATGGAGCAAGTTCATCATCGTCGTGCCGAGCATTGCGATTCGGGAGGGTGTGTACAAGTCTCTTCAAATTACAGCAGACCATTTCCTAGAAAGCTACGGCAAGAAGGCACGTTTCTTTATCTACAACTCTAAGCAGCTTCACAACCTTGAGAGCTATTCGTCTGATGCAGGGATTAACGTAATGGTCATCAACGTTCAAGCCTTCAATGCAACAGGCAAGGATGCTCGTAGGATTTACGAAGAGCTAGATGAATTTCAGTCACGCAGACCGATTGATGTGATCAAAGGCAATAGGCCGATCATGATATTGGATGAGCCGCAGAAGATGGAGGGTGCTAAGACTCTAGATTCTTTGAAAGAATTTAATCCCTTGATGCTGCTTCGCTACTCTGCGACACACAAAACAACGCATAACAAGATTCATCGTCTTGATGCACTGGATGCGTACAACCAAAAACTAGTTAAGAAAATTGCGGTACGTGGCATTTCAGTAAAAGGTTTGTCGGGAACAAACAGCTATCTTTACCTTGAAAGCATTCAGGTAAGTGCAAGCAAGCCGCCCGAAGCTCGCATTGAATTTGAAGTAAAGCAGAACAACGGCATTAAGCGTGTCGTTCGAAAGCTGACTAAGGGGCAAAACCTTTTCGATGAATCAAATGAGTTAGACCAATACCGTGACGGCTATGTAATTTCAGACATTAACGCGAACACTGACACTGTGAGCTTTACGAACGGCGTTGAGCTACTGGCAGGCGAAGCTGTAGGTGATGTGAGTGAGTCATCTTTACGTCGTATTCAGATCCGTGAAGCAATCAAAGCTCACTTCGAGAAAGAGCAGGTGCTCTTCCATCAAGGCATTAAGGTTTTGAGCTTGTTCTTTATCGACGAGGTTGTGAAGTACCGTGACTACAGCCAAGACGATGAGAAGGGCGACTACGCCCGCATTTTTGAAGAAGAGTACAACCTTGCGTTGAACGAGGTTCTAACGCTTGAGGACACTGCATACAACGCATACCTTAAGGGCATTCATACAGATCAAACACACAGCGGCTACTTTTCGATTGATAAAAAGACTAAGCGGCTTGTTGATCCTGAGACAAGCAAGAAATCGACTGAGGCAGACGACGTTGATGCGTATGACTTGATTCTTAAGGACAAAGAGCGTCTTCTGTCGTTTGCTGAGCCTGTGCGTTTTATCTTCTCTCATTCTGCTTTGCGTGAAGGTTGGGACAATCCCAACGTCTTTGTAATCTGCACCTTGAAGCACAGCGACAACACAATTTCACGTCGTCAAGAAGTTGGTCGAGGGCTGCGTTTGTCTGTAAACCAGCATGGTGATCGCATGGACAATCCTGCAACCGTTCACCAAGTGAACGTGCTGACAGTGGTTGCTAGCGAGAGCTACAAAGACTTTGTAACTGCTTTACAGCGTGACATTAGCGATTCTCTGTCTGAGCGGCCTCGCGTTGCTAGTGAGTCATATTTCGCAGGCAAGGTGCTTAAGCTTGAAAGTGGTGACGTTGAGGTAACACCTCAGATCGCCAAGCAAATCTACAAGTACCTTCTGAAAAATGACTACACAGACGATGCAGATCGTGTTGCTGAGAAGTACCACGAAGACAAGCGTAATGGCACTGTTGCAGCTTTGCCTGATGAACTAAAGCCGTATGCCGAGCAAGTTTTTGCATTGATCGACAGCGTATTCAATGAGGCTCAAATTCCTTTACCTGAAAACGACAGGGGAGCTAAAACGAACCCTTTAAATTCAAACTTTGAGAAGAAGGAATTTAAAGAGCTTTGGAACAGGATCAATCGTAAAGCTGCTTACAGCGTTCACTTTGACAGTGCCGAGCTTGTTTCCAAGAGTGTTGCTACTCTTGATACTGAGCTTCGAGTTGCACCATTGCAGTACACCGTACATCGTGGCGAACAGGAAGCTGTGGCTACCTATGAAGATGTGAAACGTGGGGATGCATTTAAGCTGACTGAGACTGAAACGGCTACAGAGCGTGTGTCAGTGCATTCGTCGGTCAAGTATGACTTGGTTGGGAAAATTGCAGAAGCGACACAGCTTACGCGATCTACCATTGCCAATATTCTTAAGGGCGTTTCTGTGGCTGTCTTTGCACAGTTCAAGACGAATCCCGAACACTTTATTGCTGAAGCTAGTCGTCTGATAAATGAACAAAAGGCAACATGCATCATTGAGCATCTGACCTACGATCCGATTGCTGAAACGCATGACATTGATATTTTCACTAGCTCTCAGAGCAAGCAGGACTTTTCAAAAGCAGGGGCACAGCTCAAGCGACATATTTATGACTACGTTGTTACAGATTCTGACGTTGAGCGTCGCTTTGTGACCGAACTGGATACAAGTGATGAAGTTGTTGTCTATGCCAAGCTGCCTAGGGGATTTTTCATTCCTACACCTGTAGGCTCGTACAACCCCGATTGGGCTATTTCGTTCAAGCAAGGCAGCGTCAAGCACATTTACTTTGTCGCCGAGACTAAAGGCTCAATGTCGACCATGCAGCTAAGCGAGATTGAAAAATCTAAGATCAACTGTGCCCGTAAGTTTTTTGAGGAAATAAACAAGACGGTTGACGCTTCCAAGGTCAAATATGACGTGGTTGATAGCTACGGCAAGCTGATGGAGATTGTTGGCTAA
- a CDS encoding DUF4391 domain-containing protein, translating into MTSTLFNFPKQAYFGRVIPKTKFYEHGSLTRKLKDLFVKQVEQIVWLYKLAPETINLPSTEGVPELQVFKVVLKGVDLGDDVLRCIDQAVMFPVLFEVESGDKVRLVAAYKRKSNSADGKWVLTDYYSTEWLAVDSQRVDLQYSLSLASIYEQVLQALSPIEPRRGEGVDALFERNEEFKKNTNELMKIESKLKQEKQFNKRVELNASLREIKNLIEQLTA; encoded by the coding sequence ATGACAAGCACGTTATTTAACTTTCCTAAGCAAGCGTATTTTGGGCGAGTTATCCCAAAAACCAAGTTTTATGAACATGGATCACTGACAAGAAAGCTAAAAGATCTGTTTGTAAAACAGGTTGAGCAGATAGTTTGGCTCTACAAGCTAGCACCTGAAACAATAAATCTACCGTCTACTGAAGGTGTGCCCGAGCTACAAGTTTTCAAGGTTGTACTCAAAGGAGTCGATCTTGGCGATGATGTACTTCGATGTATAGATCAGGCCGTGATGTTTCCGGTTCTATTTGAAGTTGAAAGCGGTGACAAGGTTAGATTAGTCGCTGCCTATAAGCGGAAGAGTAATTCAGCTGATGGCAAATGGGTGCTTACTGATTACTACTCAACTGAATGGTTGGCAGTTGATAGTCAAAGGGTTGATTTGCAATATTCACTTAGTCTCGCTTCAATTTACGAACAGGTCTTGCAGGCATTAAGTCCCATCGAACCAAGACGAGGTGAGGGCGTAGATGCATTATTTGAAAGAAATGAAGAATTTAAAAAGAATACTAATGAATTGATGAAAATTGAATCAAAGTTAAAACAAGAGAAGCAATTCAATAAAAGAGTGGAGCTTAATGCTTCACTTCGTGAAATAAAGAATTTAATTGAGCAATTAACTGCTTAA
- a CDS encoding helicase-related protein: MELLDNINHLLGDDLKGTLKPASRLKVAASCFSMYAYEALKTELEKIDSLQFIFTAPTFTADEVTDKVTKERREFHIPKLDREKSLYGTEFEIQLRNKLTQRAIAKECANWLRRKATFKSNKSRAPMQQFACVQSEGLDTAYMPLHGFTAVDLGYQQGNAVSNLVNKMDDKSFTSTYLTLFEQIWNDTDKLEDVTTQICDHIASVYQENSPERIYFLMLYNIFNEFLEDLDEDVLPNDRTGYQETQIWKKLFNFQKDAATGIINKLETYNGCILADSVGLGKTFTALAVVKYYELRNKSVLVLCPKKLADNWLNYNRNLKTNIFSQDRFNYDVLAHTDLSRTSGESFGTPLNRINWGNYDLVVIDESHNFRNNDAYKDKETRYQKLMNQVIRQGVKTKVLMLSATPVNNRFTDLRNQLALAYEGDSENLTKRLRTGKSVEDIFRNAQLAFNRWAKLPPEERTARAILDSLDFDFFELLDSVTIARSRKHIQTFYDTTDIGKFPERRKPLSFNCKLTHRTDVMSFNEIFEQLSLLKLSVYAPVSYILPSRLKKYEDMYDTQVEGNRGKLRQLDREKSLQALMTVNLLKRLESSVESFRLTLQSLKNNHSSTLQKIAAFDQGSTATSVSDWTDKVETLEADEDDVPLLSDDEIGSKVKINLADMDLPSWKHDLEVDMQIIDALLTSMKKITPADDAKLQHLKDLIFKKIDNPINAGNKKVLIFTAFADTANYLYEQLAPMLLSEKGLNSARVTGKDAPKSTLKRSYDFQELLTLFSPRSKEKMCVLPNESADIDILVGTDCISEGQNLQDCDFLVNYDIHWNPVRIIQRFGRVDRIGSQNDSIQLANYWPDISLDEYINLKERVESRMMIADVTATGDDNVLSSQANDVAYRKEQLRKLQEEVIELEDLKTGVSITDLGLNDFRMDLLNYVKTNGDLAGLPNGMHAVIAAKPEQGLPAGAIFTLRNRNESVNINQHNRLHPYYLVYVGKDGNVVANHTEVKPLLDLVRSSCKGQVEPVLDACRRFNDETADGRKMQGHSELLSKAIKSMIDVKEEKDLDSLFSSGKTTALVNTIAGLDEFELISFIVVQEVK, encoded by the coding sequence ATGGAGCTACTAGACAACATCAATCACCTGTTAGGTGACGACCTTAAAGGCACGCTCAAGCCTGCATCCCGTCTCAAGGTAGCAGCTTCGTGCTTCTCCATGTATGCATACGAAGCTTTGAAGACTGAGCTTGAAAAGATCGACTCACTCCAATTCATCTTTACAGCCCCAACGTTTACAGCCGATGAAGTTACTGACAAGGTAACCAAGGAGCGTCGAGAGTTTCACATACCTAAGCTTGATCGTGAGAAGAGTCTTTACGGTACAGAATTTGAGATACAGCTTCGCAACAAACTGACTCAGAGAGCAATAGCCAAGGAATGTGCTAACTGGTTACGTCGTAAAGCTACGTTTAAGTCAAACAAGTCTAGAGCACCCATGCAGCAGTTTGCATGTGTGCAGTCAGAGGGCTTAGACACTGCCTACATGCCACTGCATGGTTTTACAGCCGTTGACCTTGGCTATCAGCAAGGCAATGCCGTTTCGAACCTAGTAAACAAGATGGACGACAAGTCCTTTACAAGTACCTACTTGACGTTGTTTGAACAGATATGGAATGACACGGACAAGCTTGAAGATGTGACAACGCAGATTTGCGACCACATTGCGTCTGTGTATCAAGAAAACTCGCCTGAACGCATCTACTTTTTGATGCTCTACAACATATTCAACGAGTTTCTCGAAGACCTTGATGAAGATGTGCTGCCTAATGATCGAACAGGCTACCAAGAGACGCAGATATGGAAGAAGCTGTTCAACTTTCAAAAAGATGCTGCAACAGGGATCATTAACAAGCTAGAGACATACAACGGATGCATTCTTGCGGACAGCGTTGGACTTGGCAAAACGTTCACGGCTCTGGCGGTCGTTAAGTACTACGAGCTTCGGAACAAGTCTGTTCTTGTCTTGTGTCCTAAGAAGTTGGCTGATAACTGGCTGAACTACAACCGCAACCTTAAGACAAACATCTTTTCTCAAGACCGCTTTAACTACGATGTTCTTGCTCACACTGATTTGAGTAGAACTTCGGGCGAGTCTTTTGGTACGCCGTTGAATCGAATTAATTGGGGCAACTACGATCTTGTGGTGATCGACGAGTCACACAACTTCCGTAACAACGACGCATACAAGGACAAAGAGACACGCTATCAAAAGCTGATGAATCAAGTTATTCGCCAAGGCGTAAAGACTAAGGTGTTGATGTTGTCAGCCACACCCGTGAATAACCGTTTCACTGATTTACGTAATCAGCTCGCATTAGCGTATGAAGGTGACTCAGAAAATCTAACCAAACGCTTGCGGACAGGTAAGTCAGTGGAAGATATTTTCCGCAATGCTCAGCTTGCATTCAATCGTTGGGCAAAGCTTCCACCTGAAGAGCGTACAGCACGAGCAATTCTTGATTCGCTGGACTTTGATTTTTTTGAACTGCTAGATAGTGTGACCATTGCACGTTCTAGAAAGCACATACAGACGTTCTACGATACGACTGACATTGGCAAGTTCCCTGAGCGTCGTAAGCCACTTTCATTTAATTGCAAACTCACACACAGAACAGATGTGATGAGCTTCAATGAGATTTTTGAACAGCTTAGCCTCTTGAAGTTGTCTGTATACGCACCTGTTAGCTACATCCTGCCGAGTCGCCTTAAAAAGTACGAGGACATGTATGACACGCAGGTTGAGGGCAATCGAGGAAAGTTAAGACAGCTAGACCGTGAGAAGAGTCTGCAAGCGTTGATGACCGTTAACTTGCTCAAGCGATTGGAAAGTTCTGTAGAGTCGTTCAGGTTAACTCTTCAAAGCCTTAAGAACAATCACAGCAGTACTTTGCAAAAGATTGCTGCATTCGATCAAGGCAGTACAGCTACTTCAGTAAGTGATTGGACGGACAAGGTTGAAACGCTTGAGGCTGACGAAGATGATGTTCCTCTTCTAAGTGATGATGAAATTGGCAGCAAGGTAAAGATTAATCTTGCCGACATGGACTTGCCGTCGTGGAAACACGATCTTGAAGTTGACATGCAGATCATTGATGCTCTGTTAACTTCAATGAAAAAAATAACGCCTGCCGATGACGCTAAGTTGCAGCACCTTAAAGACCTGATCTTTAAGAAAATCGACAACCCAATAAATGCTGGCAACAAAAAAGTATTGATCTTCACGGCTTTTGCTGACACAGCCAACTACCTTTATGAGCAGCTTGCTCCTATGCTTCTAAGCGAAAAGGGCTTGAACAGTGCTCGTGTGACTGGTAAGGATGCACCAAAGTCCACGTTGAAAAGGAGCTATGACTTTCAAGAGTTGCTTACCTTGTTCTCCCCAAGATCCAAAGAGAAAATGTGTGTCCTGCCGAACGAGTCAGCCGACATTGACATACTTGTAGGTACTGACTGCATATCTGAAGGTCAAAACCTTCAGGACTGCGATTTCTTGGTGAACTATGACATTCACTGGAATCCCGTTCGCATCATCCAACGCTTTGGTCGAGTTGATCGAATCGGATCGCAAAATGACAGCATCCAGCTTGCTAACTACTGGCCTGACATATCTCTTGATGAGTACATTAATCTGAAGGAGCGTGTCGAAAGTCGGATGATGATTGCTGACGTGACAGCTACGGGCGATGACAACGTACTAAGTTCGCAAGCTAATGATGTTGCTTATCGAAAAGAACAGCTGAGAAAACTGCAAGAAGAGGTGATTGAGCTTGAGGATTTAAAAACAGGCGTGTCGATCACCGATTTGGGGTTGAACGACTTCCGCATGGACTTGTTGAACTACGTAAAGACAAACGGTGACTTAGCAGGCTTACCAAATGGTATGCATGCCGTCATTGCCGCTAAACCAGAGCAAGGGCTACCTGCTGGAGCAATCTTTACACTCCGTAATCGTAACGAAAGCGTCAACATCAATCAGCATAATCGTCTGCACCCGTACTACCTTGTGTACGTAGGCAAGGACGGCAATGTTGTGGCTAACCATACGGAAGTAAAGCCACTGCTTGATTTGGTAAGAAGTAGCTGCAAAGGTCAGGTTGAGCCAGTACTAGATGCTTGCAGGCGATTTAATGATGAAACAGCCGATGGTCGCAAGATGCAAGGGCACTCTGAACTTCTAAGTAAAGCGATCAAGTCGATGATTGACGTGAAGGAAGAGAAGGACTTAGATAGCTTGTTTTCAAGTGGCAAGACAACAGCGTTAGTCAACACGATTGCGGGACTTGATGAGTTTGAGCTTATTTCCTTCATTGTTGTGCAGGAAGTTAAATGA
- a CDS encoding DUF6876 family protein yields the protein MTNKASLEIESALRQFTGTEHYYRTNGNLVVTDGVKFLADEAKCYWLLDLYASHLIGVHGEQESFTVLKLTRVGAGAKVVIEDGNGNQLAQQHIEYTDFPLASVTLYGVWDGSMWIVMLTSEY from the coding sequence ATGACAAATAAAGCATCGCTTGAAATTGAATCGGCACTGCGTCAGTTCACTGGTACGGAGCACTATTACAGAACGAACGGCAATCTTGTCGTCACAGACGGCGTGAAGTTCCTTGCCGATGAAGCTAAATGCTATTGGCTGCTTGATCTTTATGCTTCGCACTTAATTGGCGTTCACGGCGAGCAGGAAAGCTTCACCGTACTGAAGCTGACTCGTGTGGGTGCAGGTGCAAAAGTCGTTATCGAAGATGGCAACGGCAATCAGTTGGCACAGCAGCATATTGAGTACACAGACTTTCCGCTTGCAAGCGTTACGCTTTACGGCGTTTGGGATGGAAGCATGTGGATTGTGATGCTGACTAGCGAATACTAG
- a CDS encoding DNA-binding protein: MIETPTFQKQAEKLWSEDERLVFIDWIAANPLAGDVIPGADGARKVRWSRAGSGKSSGARVIYFNLTEQEVVLLVAVYAKAERANMLPAEIKKVV, encoded by the coding sequence GTGATCGAAACCCCGACATTTCAGAAGCAGGCCGAGAAGCTGTGGTCAGAGGACGAGCGGCTGGTCTTCATCGACTGGATTGCAGCGAACCCGCTGGCCGGGGATGTGATCCCAGGTGCGGATGGCGCACGCAAGGTTCGCTGGAGCCGTGCAGGATCTGGCAAGTCAAGCGGTGCGCGGGTGATCTACTTTAATCTGACTGAGCAGGAAGTGGTGTTGCTGGTAGCGGTGTATGCCAAAGCTGAACGCGCCAACATGCTTCCCGCCGAAATCAAAAAGGTGGTGTGA
- a CDS encoding site-specific DNA-methyltransferase: MEKMKMHSANITDLNIESIFRLFPSCVVEAFDKNGNLSKKIDFDLLKQELSAAVVDGITERYQINWPGKRAALLTANSPIAKTLRPSREESIGFDSTKNIFIEGDNLDVLKMLQETYLGKVKMIYIDPPYNTGNDFVYKDNFTEDLELYFERSNQVDADGGRLVSNTESNGRFHSDWLNMIYPRLKLARNLLRDDGVICISIDDNEQANLKKLCDEIFGESNLVGVVAKKSKLTSNSGEFFSPSHEYILVYAKSKEDLNGFSDQESQEDEDYIKLFKHEDSYSKYNIVGLYQPSLTLERSRNARYFITCPDGSKCIPPENKRWRVIEPSFHEMVSKDLVVFKETKTSPLIDEDGKQSKWNIYTKIYLKDRLVSGMRPVTFLDRYPNSEASKDLIKLDIPFDFSKPKNLIIWLQKICGVDNDDIVLDFFAGSGTTAHAVMQLNAETNGSRRFILIQIPEPCTEKSDAAKAGYKFITDISRERIRRAGKAILESAPLIEWSKDIGFRVLKLDASNFSEIYYNPDAVSQDLLSEQEDNVRSDRTAEDLLFQVLLDWGVDLSLPISSEMIQGKSVFFVDQNALVACFDKQGGVDEDFVKELAKRQPLRVVFRDAGFKSDSVKINVEQIFKLLSPSTEVKCI, encoded by the coding sequence ATGGAAAAAATGAAAATGCATTCAGCAAATATTACAGATCTAAATATTGAATCAATATTTAGATTGTTTCCTAGTTGCGTCGTCGAAGCATTTGATAAAAACGGTAATTTATCAAAAAAAATAGACTTTGATTTATTGAAGCAAGAGTTATCTGCGGCAGTAGTTGATGGAATTACTGAGAGGTATCAGATTAACTGGCCAGGCAAGAGGGCGGCTCTTCTAACTGCTAATTCGCCAATCGCTAAAACTCTAAGGCCTTCGCGAGAGGAGAGCATTGGTTTTGATTCTACAAAAAATATTTTTATTGAAGGTGACAATCTTGATGTACTAAAAATGCTTCAAGAGACATATTTAGGGAAGGTGAAAATGATTTACATTGATCCTCCTTATAACACTGGCAATGATTTTGTGTACAAGGATAACTTTACGGAAGATCTGGAATTATATTTTGAACGATCAAATCAAGTGGATGCTGATGGCGGGAGATTGGTAAGTAATACCGAATCTAATGGCCGATTTCATTCTGATTGGCTTAATATGATTTATCCACGCTTAAAGTTGGCACGTAATTTATTGAGGGATGATGGTGTTATTTGCATATCTATTGATGATAATGAGCAAGCAAACTTAAAAAAATTGTGTGATGAAATATTCGGCGAATCTAATTTGGTTGGTGTTGTTGCTAAAAAATCCAAATTAACTAGCAATAGCGGAGAATTTTTCTCTCCTTCCCATGAATACATACTTGTATATGCTAAATCTAAGGAAGATTTAAATGGCTTTAGTGATCAAGAGTCTCAGGAAGACGAAGACTACATCAAACTATTTAAGCACGAAGACTCTTACAGCAAATACAATATAGTTGGACTTTATCAACCGTCTTTGACTTTAGAGCGAAGTAGGAATGCACGTTATTTCATTACATGTCCAGATGGATCGAAATGCATTCCACCTGAAAATAAACGCTGGAGAGTAATTGAACCTTCATTTCATGAAATGGTTAGCAAAGATCTTGTTGTATTCAAAGAGACTAAAACTTCACCATTAATTGATGAAGATGGAAAGCAGTCAAAGTGGAATATCTATACAAAAATTTATCTAAAGGATAGGCTGGTTAGTGGTATGCGGCCTGTAACATTTTTAGATAGATACCCAAATTCAGAGGCGTCAAAAGATTTAATCAAACTTGATATTCCTTTTGACTTTTCAAAGCCAAAAAATCTAATCATTTGGCTGCAGAAAATATGTGGTGTAGATAATGATGACATAGTCTTGGATTTTTTTGCTGGTTCGGGGACTACCGCACATGCTGTAATGCAATTAAATGCAGAGACAAATGGCAGTCGTCGCTTTATTTTGATTCAGATTCCTGAGCCATGCACCGAGAAAAGCGATGCTGCGAAAGCGGGATATAAATTTATAACTGACATTTCTAGGGAACGTATCCGTCGGGCGGGTAAGGCAATTTTAGAAAGTGCACCTCTTATTGAATGGAGTAAAGATATCGGATTTCGCGTTCTAAAACTTGATGCATCTAATTTTTCAGAAATATATTACAACCCTGATGCTGTTTCACAGGATTTGTTGAGTGAGCAAGAAGACAACGTTCGTAGTGATAGAACTGCTGAGGACTTGCTTTTTCAAGTGCTGCTCGATTGGGGTGTAGATCTTTCTTTACCAATTTCCAGCGAGATGATTCAAGGTAAGTCAGTATTTTTTGTGGATCAGAATGCACTTGTAGCTTGTTTTGACAAGCAGGGTGGTGTTGATGAAGACTTTGTTAAAGAGCTTGCAAAGCGTCAACCCTTGCGAGTTGTTTTCCGTGATGCTGGCTTTAAGTCCGATAGCGTGAAGATTAACGTCGAGCAAATCTTCAAGCTGCTTTCACCAAGCACAGAAGTTAAGTGCATCTAA
- a CDS encoding type II toxin-antitoxin system RelE/ParE family toxin has translation MRAKVAIARRIERAENGNLGDVKSVGDGVSEMRIDVGAGYRVYYIMRERVMVILLAGGTKSTQQSDIKKAIELAKEF, from the coding sequence ATCCGCGCCAAAGTAGCAATCGCTAGGCGTATTGAGCGCGCAGAAAATGGCAATTTGGGTGATGTGAAGTCTGTAGGTGATGGTGTGTCAGAGATGCGTATTGATGTGGGTGCTGGTTATCGGGTGTACTACATAATGAGAGAGCGGGTCATGGTGATCTTGTTGGCAGGTGGAACCAAAAGTACACAGCAATCAGATATTAAAAAGGCTATTGAATTGGCTAAGGAGTTTTAA
- a CDS encoding helix-turn-helix domain-containing protein has protein sequence MGIKKIDVEKVATAIEADAGEAFLDLRQALAEAKAGLGRVTTPEQIIVRQAREKTGLTQSAFAERIETPVATLRDWEQGRFSPPGGVLCLLRLIIKHPELSQELSTA, from the coding sequence ATGGGTATCAAGAAAATCGACGTAGAGAAGGTGGCGACGGCTATCGAGGCCGATGCCGGTGAGGCATTTCTTGATTTGCGGCAAGCACTTGCAGAGGCGAAGGCAGGACTTGGGCGTGTCACAACTCCGGAGCAGATCATCGTGCGTCAAGCGCGGGAGAAGACCGGGTTGACGCAATCCGCGTTCGCCGAGCGCATTGAGACCCCCGTGGCAACGTTGCGTGACTGGGAGCAAGGTCGGTTCTCCCCTCCGGGAGGGGTGCTGTGCCTGCTTCGGCTGATCATCAAGCATCCCGAGTTGTCTCAAGAGTTGAGCACCGCATGA